In the Desulfitobacterium hafniense DCB-2 genome, TCCACTGCGGGGTCAGCTGGATATGGGGGAGTTCAGGATCGATGAAACATCTGTAGTCCGGGTTCTCCTTATTGCGCATGGCTAAGGTGATCCCCTTGTTCTCGTCCCATCCCCGTGTTTCCTGAATCACGGCATCCCCGTCTTCCAGAACAGCCATCTGCCTTGCCACTTCATACTCGATAGCCCGCTGCACAGCCCGGAAGGAATTCATATTTTTAATCTCTGTTTTGGTGCCCAGGGCGGTGGTCCCTGCCGGACGCACGGAGACATTGGCATCACAGCGCAGAGAACCCTGCTCCATCTTCACATCGGAAACACCGGTGTATTCCAGGATGGCCTTAAGCTTCTCAAGATAGGCTTTAGCCTCTGCCCCGGAACGAATTTCCGGCTCGGATACGATCTCAATAAGGGGGATGCCGGAGCGGTTATAGTCCACACAGGAGGAATGAGAGGTGGTTATGGAGCCGCCTGAGTGCACCAGCTTGCCCGGATCTTCTTCCAGATGAGCCCTGGTAATGTGAATGCGTTTAGGCCGGCCATCCACTTCGATATCCAGATACCCCTTAGCGGCGATGGGCCGGAATACCTGGGAAATCTGATAGCCTTTAGGCAGGTCGGGATAATAGTAGTTTTTCCTGTCAAACCAGGTCGTGAGGCCGATTTGGCAATTTAAAGCGAGTCCGGCCTTCACAGCCAGCTCAACGACTTTCTTATTTAAAACCCCTGTGCTGCCGGGCAGCCCCAGGCAAACGGGACACACTTGGGTATTGGGCTCCTGACCGAATTCAGTAGCACAACCGCAAAACAATTTGGACTGGGTTTTTAACTCGACATGAACCTCTAACCCAATCACTGCTTCATATGTACTCATTTTGACCCCCTATTAATCATTTTTGATCGGCTGGATTAGGTTGCGGACGGGTTTGGTCCGTATTCTGCTCCAAGGTATAGGCAACCCTCAGCAATGTTTGCTCATCAAAATGGCGGCCTATCAGCTGCAGGCCTACGGGCATCCCCTCGCTTAGTCCATAGGGCAGGGACAGGGCCGGCAGACCGGCCAGATTCGCCGGCAGGGTGCAACGATGGGAATGGACCAGGGTCAAGGGCTCCCCTGCCAGGTCGCTCTTTTGTGGAGCTGTGGTCAGGGTGGCCGGAGTCAAGAGGCAATCCACTTGTTCAAAGGCCTGAGCAAAGTCCTGGCTGTTGAGGGTCCGGACCTTAAGGGCCTGGGTATAATAGTCATCATAGTGAGCCGAACTGAGCACATGGGTACCCAGCATGATGCTTCGTTTCACTGCGGAGCCAAACCCCTGGCCGCGGGTCTTCATAAACATGTTCTGCACATCTTCCCCTTCCACCCGCAAACCATAGCGCACTCCATCATAACGGGCTAAGTTGGAGCTGGCTTCGGCGCAGGCAAGGGCATAATGGGCTGCGGCGGCGACTTCCGTATGGGGTAGCGTTACCTCAACACAGCGGGCACCCAATTCCTCCAGTTTCGTGATCGCTTCCTGGAGCCTGGCGGCCACTCCGGGGGATACTCCTGCTGCAAAATATTCTTTCGGCAACCCTATTTTCAGGCCCTTAATATCGTTGCTATCGTTGCTGAGGCTCTCTCTGAAATCGGGCACCTCCAGCAAAGCCGATGTGGAATCCCCGGCATCATGACCGCAAATCGTCTTTAAGATCAGGGCCAAATCCTTAAGATCCCGGGCAAAGGGTCCGATCTGGTCTAAAGAAGAGGCGTAGGAGATCAGACCGGTTCTCGGAACATAGCCGTAAGTAGGCTTAAGCCCTATAACTCCGCAAAAAGCCGCCGGCTGGCGGATATCCCCTCCGGTGTCCGAACCCAGGGCAAAAGCCGCTTCCCCCGCAGCCACGGCGGCAGCCGCTCCCCCGCCGGAACCTCCGGGTACTGCCCTGAGATCAAAGGGATTCCTGG is a window encoding:
- the gatB gene encoding Asp-tRNA(Asn)/Glu-tRNA(Gln) amidotransferase subunit GatB, translating into MSTYEAVIGLEVHVELKTQSKLFCGCATEFGQEPNTQVCPVCLGLPGSTGVLNKKVVELAVKAGLALNCQIGLTTWFDRKNYYYPDLPKGYQISQVFRPIAAKGYLDIEVDGRPKRIHITRAHLEEDPGKLVHSGGSITTSHSSCVDYNRSGIPLIEIVSEPEIRSGAEAKAYLEKLKAILEYTGVSDVKMEQGSLRCDANVSVRPAGTTALGTKTEIKNMNSFRAVQRAIEYEVARQMAVLEDGDAVIQETRGWDENKGITLAMRNKENPDYRCFIDPELPHIQLTPQWIEEVRATLPELPDARRKRLMEEHGLPAYDAGIITSSLALAEFFAATLEKFPDAKLISNWMMGELLRLLNAQAMELSEAKVTPDGLAKLLELIKKGTISNKIGKEVFELMFKEGKEPEEIVKEKGLVQISDAGQLTQILTEVIARNPKSVEDFQAGKEQAIGFLVGQVMKATKGQANPGVVNTMLREILTNE
- the gatA gene encoding Asp-tRNA(Asn)/Glu-tRNA(Gln) amidotransferase subunit GatA, whose protein sequence is MQLHTLTVHQLSQLLADKEVSSLELTQAYLERIRQKDHELQAFVTVTGEEALAQARLVDEQRLGGEELSALAGIPMAVQDNICTAGVKTTCASRMLSHYIPPADATVMGRLKKAGSVLIGKANLDEFGMGSSTGHSACHDTRNPFDLRAVPGGSGGGAAAAVAAGEAAFALGSDTGGDIRQPAAFCGVIGLKPTYGYVPRTGLISYASSLDQIGPFARDLKDLALILKTICGHDAGDSTSALLEVPDFRESLSNDSNDIKGLKIGLPKEYFAAGVSPGVAARLQEAITKLEELGARCVEVTLPHTEVAAAAHYALACAEASSNLARYDGVRYGLRVEGEDVQNMFMKTRGQGFGSAVKRSIMLGTHVLSSAHYDDYYTQALKVRTLNSQDFAQAFEQVDCLLTPATLTTAPQKSDLAGEPLTLVHSHRCTLPANLAGLPALSLPYGLSEGMPVGLQLIGRHFDEQTLLRVAYTLEQNTDQTRPQPNPADQK